From a region of the Candidatus Dependentiae bacterium genome:
- a CDS encoding TlyA family RNA methyltransferase → MKIRLDQLLQQRYPRYSRQQLQSWIMQGKVTLDGKVLDKPGTQVVPDAVLVCDFHEPKYVSRAGFKLERALEYFNIDVAGLVILDAGISTGGFTDCLLQKDAQKVYGIDVGYGQVSEKIRKDDRIVLMERTNLRHLEAVGELVDLVTLDLSFISIIKVMHAVCAVLKEDGELVTLIKPQFEAKKEQVGRGGIIKDSKIHKEVIKRVTDAVKEYGFELVGVIDSPIEGTTGNKEFLAYFKRV, encoded by the coding sequence ATGAAGATTAGACTTGACCAACTATTACAGCAACGATATCCGAGGTATAGCCGCCAGCAATTACAAAGCTGGATTATGCAAGGAAAAGTAACTCTTGATGGTAAAGTTTTGGATAAGCCAGGTACACAGGTTGTGCCAGATGCGGTGTTGGTTTGTGATTTTCATGAACCAAAATATGTTAGCCGTGCCGGGTTTAAATTAGAAAGAGCACTTGAGTACTTTAACATAGATGTTGCTGGATTAGTTATTCTTGATGCTGGTATTTCTACTGGTGGTTTTACTGACTGCTTATTACAAAAGGATGCGCAAAAAGTATATGGTATTGACGTTGGCTATGGTCAGGTGAGCGAGAAGATTCGTAAAGATGATCGTATTGTATTAATGGAACGCACTAACTTGCGTCACTTGGAGGCGGTTGGTGAATTAGTTGATCTGGTAACACTTGATCTTTCTTTTATATCAATAATCAAAGTAATGCATGCTGTGTGTGCAGTATTAAAAGAAGATGGTGAATTAGTAACGCTGATTAAACCTCAATTTGAAGCAAAAAAAGAACAGGTTGGACGTGGTGGTATTATTAAAGATTCAAAGATTCATAAAGAAGTTATCAAACGTGTCACTGATGCGGTTAAAGAATATGGGTTTGAGTTAGTGGGCGTGA